The genomic segment TGCTGGGTCTGGCGGTCTCCATCGACTATGCGCTCTTCATCGTCATGCGCTACCGCAACGAGCTGGTCGCCGGCCGTGAGCCGGAGGATGCCGCCGGGCGTGCGACGGGCACCGCCGGGTCGGCGGTGGTCTTCGCCGGCCTGACAGTGATCATCGCCCTGGCCGGTTTGGCGGTGCTCGGCATCCCCCTTCTGACCGAGGACGGCGTCGCAGCGGCGGGCGCCATCGCTGTCGTCGTGCTCGTGGCGCTGACTCTGATGCCCGCGCTCCTCGGCTTCGCCGGTCGACGGGTACTGGGACGCGGACGCCGCGTGCTCGGCATCTTCCGGGGGCCGGACAGCGCCGGCGGATCCGCCCGGACCGTCGGACAGCGGTGGGCCGAACTCGTGACCCGTCGACCCGTGGCGATGCTGCTGCTCGCTGTGGTCATGCTCGGGGTGATCGCTGTGCCGGCCGCGGACCTCCGGCTGGGCATCCCCGATGACAGCACAGCCGCCGAGCACAGCACCCAGCGCAAGGCTTACGACCTGATCGCCGAGAACTTCGGACCCGGCGTCAACGGTCCGCTCATCGCGGTGGTGGACGCGGCCGGGACCGGGGAGACACAGCGCGCTGCGGAGCAGGCCAGGAACGTGATTCTCGGGCTACCCGACGTCGCCGACGTTTCGCCACCAGCGGTCAACGGGCTCGGGGACACGGCGCTGCTGCAGATCGTGCCCGGCAGCGGCCCGGCGAGCGAGGCCACCGAGACGCTCGTCGCGACCATCCGCGAGCAGACCGAGTCGGTCGAGGCGAGCACCGGCGCCACGGTCCACATCACCGGCCAGACCGCCATGAACATCGACTCGTCCGACCGGATGGGCGACGCCCTGGTCCCGTACCTGTCGATCATCGTCGGACTGGCGCTCGTCCTCCTGCTGCTCGCCTTCCGATCGGTGCTCATCCCGATCAAGGCCGCGATCGGCTACCTCCTCACGGTCGCAGCGACGTTCGGTGCGGTCGTCGCGATCTTCCAATGGGGCTGGTTGTCCGACATCACCGGCATCGATGACCGGGCACCGATCTACAGCCTGCTGCCGATTCTGCTCGTCGGCATGTCGTTCGGCCTGGCCATGGACTATCAGGTCTTCCTCGTCAGCCGCATGCGGGAGGAGTACGCCCATGGGGCGGCGCCCACGGACGCGATCGTGCGTGGCTTCCGGCACAGCGCACGGGTGGTGACCGCAGCCGCGATCATCATGATCAGCGTCTTCCTCGGATTCTTCCTCTCCGAGGACCTGGCGCTGAAGCTGTTCGGATTCACACTGGCGGCGGCCGTGCTGTTCGACGCCTTCCTGGTGCGCATGACCCTCATGCCTGCGGCCATGGCGCTCCTGGGCCGGAAGGTGTGGTGGCTGCCGCGCTGGCTGGACCGGATCCTGCCGGACACCGACATCGAGGGTAAGCGTGTACCGCTGGAGACGAGGGGGTCCCCTGCCCCGGTGAACGTCCTGTCGGGCGCCGGCGAACGTACGTCCTCCATCGAGTAGCCAACCGGCCAGCCGGGATCTCCTACGGCGCGCCCCGCGGACCCCCCGTTCCGCGCTGGGCGCGTCGTAGGCCTTTCGCGCCCGTCGGGCGGATGCGACGTGCTAACCGGCCCCTACTTCCTTGAGGGGCGACTATTTCCATTTCTAGGGGCTGACGCGGCAGCACGTCGATCCATAACCTCACCAAAGGCCACCCGGGATGCATCCGGCTCGGGAAGGCGGCGGAATGTTCGTGCGTGCGATCTCCCGGAGGAAAAATGAAGTACGGTATTTCTCTGCTGCCCGATTGCAGTCCCGACACACGTCCGGCCGTGACGTATTTCGAGGACGTGCTTCGACTGGCGGAGTTGGGTGAGCAACTCGGTCTCCACTACGTCAAGATGACGGAGCACTACCTGCACCGTGCCGGAGGTTACTGCCCGAGCCCTCTCACTTACCTCGCCGCCGTCGCCGCTCGCACCAAGCGCATCCGGCTGCTGACCGGCGGCATTCAGGCGTCCTTCCATCACCCCATTCAGATCGCCGCCCACGCCGCGCAGGTGGACGCGATGAGCCACGGCCGGCTGGAGGTCGGCTTCGTCCGTGCCTTCCTTCCCCACGACTTCGAGGCCTTCGAGGTCGACATGACGGGTAGCAGGGCCAGGTTCCAGGCGACCGTGGACGCCGTCGTGCGGCTCTGGACGGAGGACAAGGTCAGCGAGCGTACCCCGTACTTCACCTATGCCGACGCCACCAACTTCCCGCCCACCGTGCAGCGGCCGCACCCGCCGGTGTGGATCTGCGTGGCGATGTCGGAGGCGAGCTTCCGGTACGCCGGCGAACGCGGTCACAACCTCATGATCACTGCGACGCCGCAGCCCGAGGCATTCGACCAGGTGCGCAAGATGATCGAGATGTACAGGGACGTCTTCCAGGAGCACCACGGTGCTTCCGGTCGGGTGCCGCAGGTGGCGGCCGGCGTGCCGCTCATGGTCGCCCCCACCGACGCGGAGGCGGACGCTGCCGCACGCCGCCACCAGCGCGGGTACTTCGAGGTGTGGGGCGAGGCATCCCAGACGCTGAAGTCCGTGGACGCGCCCGACTACGCGGGCTACGCCAAGATGATCGAGCGCTACCTCACCATGGACGAGGACCGCATGATCGCCGGGACGATGCACGGCTCCCCGGCGACGGTGGCGCGCAAGACCCGCGAGCTCGAGGACGCGCTGCCGCTTGACGTGATCCTCTGGCAGCTCGACTTCGGTGGCCAGGACTACGCGACGATGTCCCGCAGCCTGAGGATGTTCGTCGAGGAGTCCCTGCCGCTGATGCGCTGACGCAGCGTTCACCACGATCCGACCGGGAGGCGGGCCAGTGGCACGTTCGGACGTCCTACGCGGTGATGCCCTGCCGGCGGCAAAGGTCGAGCCGGTGACGCTGCGTACGGTGATGCGCCAACTCGCCACGGGCGTGACGGTCGTGGCCACCGATTCGCAGCAAGGGCCAGTGGGGGTCGCGATCAACTCGTTCACCTCGGTGTCCCTGAACCCGCCCCTGGTGCTGTTCTGCATCGGCCGCGAGTCGCGGAGCTGGCCGGCCATCGAGGCGACTCAGCGGTTCGCGGTCAGCTTCCTGACCGAGGAGCAGGAGCAGGTCGCTCGTCGCTTCTGCGCCTCGGGGGTGGACAGGTTCGTGGGCCAGGATCTGCGCACCGCCGTCACGGGCGCGCCGATCCTGGCCACCGCGGCCGGGTACGTCGACTGCACGCTGGACCAGGTCATCGAGGCGGGCGACCACCACGTGGTACTGGGACGCGTGGTCGGTGCGGGCGTACTAAACCACGCGCGCCCGCTGGTCTTCACACAGGGGACGTACCGCAGCGGCTGACGCGTGGCGGTTCGGGTGTCGGAAGGAGAAGGGTGACATGCTCTCCGGCTCACTGATCACCGGGTTCCACGAGCAAGTGAAGCGGTCGCCCGAAGCCGCCGCGCTCGTCTGGGACGACGACATCGTCCCGTACGGCCGCCTCGGCGCCGACGTCGCGGACATGCGGGGACAACTGCGGGAGATGGCGCCCGGCAGGCATCGCCCCGTCGCCGTCCAGGCGAGCAGGTCGCCAGCGACGGTCGCCCTGATCCTCGCCTGTCTGACGGAGGGGCGGCCGGTCCTGCTGGCCCCACCGGAGCTCGGCGTGGACTCCCTGCACGAGGTCGTGGCCCGGGTCGGCGCCGATCGCGTGCTGAACCGGGCAGCTACCGGCGACGTCGCCGTTGACGCCGTGACACCGCGATCCGACGCGTCCGAGCTGCCACGCGGTGTCCGGCTGCTCCTCACCACATCCGGCACCACCGGCCTGCCCAAGGTGGTGCCGTTGCCGGCGGCAGGTGTCGACGCATTCGTGAAATGGGCAGCCGACCGATTCGGCATAGGTCCCGGCCGGTCCGTGCTGAGCTACGCGCCACTCAACTTCGACCTGAGCCTGCTCGAGGTCTGGACC from the Solwaraspora sp. WMMD1047 genome contains:
- a CDS encoding flavin reductase family protein — encoded protein: MARSDVLRGDALPAAKVEPVTLRTVMRQLATGVTVVATDSQQGPVGVAINSFTSVSLNPPLVLFCIGRESRSWPAIEATQRFAVSFLTEEQEQVARRFCASGVDRFVGQDLRTAVTGAPILATAAGYVDCTLDQVIEAGDHHVVLGRVVGAGVLNHARPLVFTQGTYRSG
- a CDS encoding LLM class flavin-dependent oxidoreductase, which produces MKYGISLLPDCSPDTRPAVTYFEDVLRLAELGEQLGLHYVKMTEHYLHRAGGYCPSPLTYLAAVAARTKRIRLLTGGIQASFHHPIQIAAHAAQVDAMSHGRLEVGFVRAFLPHDFEAFEVDMTGSRARFQATVDAVVRLWTEDKVSERTPYFTYADATNFPPTVQRPHPPVWICVAMSEASFRYAGERGHNLMITATPQPEAFDQVRKMIEMYRDVFQEHHGASGRVPQVAAGVPLMVAPTDAEADAAARRHQRGYFEVWGEASQTLKSVDAPDYAGYAKMIERYLTMDEDRMIAGTMHGSPATVARKTRELEDALPLDVILWQLDFGGQDYATMSRSLRMFVEESLPLMR
- a CDS encoding MMPL family transporter, which produces MATLLYRVGRWSFRRRGLVVSLWVVLLFAAGAAAAALAEDSTAVGSSVLPGTESQEALDLVKERFPDQPVDGASARVVFVAPHGSTLQDEGPATALQQVIGSLRGAPQVANVVDPVEAGVLSQDGRVAYSEVTYGVSGDKVTDEARVALTRAADQGRAAGLQVEVVGDALEPQPEAGLLEIVGVVVAGLVLIVALGSLIAAGLPLLTALVGVGISLLTITAVGGLISLNRDAAVLALMLGLAVSIDYALFIVMRYRNELVAGREPEDAAGRATGTAGSAVVFAGLTVIIALAGLAVLGIPLLTEDGVAAAGAIAVVVLVALTLMPALLGFAGRRVLGRGRRVLGIFRGPDSAGGSARTVGQRWAELVTRRPVAMLLLAVVMLGVIAVPAADLRLGIPDDSTAAEHSTQRKAYDLIAENFGPGVNGPLIAVVDAAGTGETQRAAEQARNVILGLPDVADVSPPAVNGLGDTALLQIVPGSGPASEATETLVATIREQTESVEASTGATVHITGQTAMNIDSSDRMGDALVPYLSIIVGLALVLLLLAFRSVLIPIKAAIGYLLTVAATFGAVVAIFQWGWLSDITGIDDRAPIYSLLPILLVGMSFGLAMDYQVFLVSRMREEYAHGAAPTDAIVRGFRHSARVVTAAAIIMISVFLGFFLSEDLALKLFGFTLAAAVLFDAFLVRMTLMPAAMALLGRKVWWLPRWLDRILPDTDIEGKRVPLETRGSPAPVNVLSGAGERTSSIE